ATGATAAAACTTTAGAAGGTGGGGCTCATTTCACTTATCAAGAAATTTGGGGAAAGAAATTATATAGATTTACTAATAGTACAACTGATTGTGTATTTTTCGCATCAGGCAAAGACCTTATTTCAGTATTTACTTATAATGAAGATTTAGAACCTATTATTTCAAGTATTGATCAAAAGGACATTCCTAGTTCTTCCAGTTCTGATTCAATGACTTATTCTGAAGCTAGCTCTTATTTAAGTGGTGCTTCAAGTACAGTTATTCAAAATACCTTTGATGAAGCGGATGCAAATGGTGATGGTCTTTTAACTGGAAGTGAAATAAGCAAATTCAAAAAACTAGCTGATTTGACTGAAAGAACTGCAGACACTTCAAATTCTGAAAATGTGGAAGCACAGGATTATGGTGCAGGTGATGGTACAACTAAAACCAGATACTGTACAACTCACGGTAGAGTTGCAGTAGGTTCCGATAATCTATGTCCATATTGTCAAGAAGAAGGTTTAGATGCTAGAACAGTTAAAGGATCTACTGAATATATTTAAATTTTTTAATTAATTTTCCACTATAATTAATTTTAAACTAGTTTTAAGCATATGGTGGAAATTATTCTATTTTTTTTCTTTTTTTAAAATACTTTTTTTATTAATTAATATTAGAAACTTTTTTATATATGTCAAAAATAGAGTATATTTGTGGTTTTAAAACCACATGAAAATATCGGAGAAAATCATGTCTTTTTTAAACACAAAAACTAGTAAAAAGTACAGAGTGGTTGAATTAGATAAAGGCATATACTGCCTAAGCGATATTTTGGGAGGAAGGAAGACTTAAAGTCTTTTTTAGTTTGTTAGGTGATTATCAAGATCTATGCATCTTGCCCTAATAAAATTAGAAATGAAAGTCAGCTTAATGCTGTGCTTCAAGAGATTTTAGGCGAATCATTAATGGAATGGATATATAGAAAAGATTTCTTCAAGTCTCTAAAGAAATTGGATAAAAGCGTTTTATCTCAATTATTGAAGAAGATTAAGCAAATCTTTCAAAATCCTGATGTGGGCAAGCATTTGTCTTCTAACCGTAAAGGTCAGCAAGAAGTTTATGTTGCAGATTCATTCAGGTTATATTATTCATTCTGCAAAAAAGAGAATAGGATTGAGTTTCTTGAGTTTTCTCACAAGAAACATCAATGATATTTTTCTTTTTTTCTTCCCCTTTTCTTGTTTTTGTTTCTTTTTTTAAAATTTTTTTGAAATATTTTGCACCCTAAAATTAAAGTT
Above is a genomic segment from Methanobrevibacter ruminantium containing:
- a CDS encoding zinc-ribbon domain-containing protein gives rise to the protein MVKICPSCNSENGDNSKFCKNCGEKLESSSSQVSSSQLSPKSEPKNNKNLIIGAAVIICAIIVAGAFMALNSDNSGNSLGANALDSESISSDYYQYDFEGYTFNIPEGYEEFSLDDYSTGLSAGEKIGFKKGDNQVIFIGVYEDAPGLSKELLDERYNDKTLEGGAHFTYQEIWGKKLYRFTNSTTDCVFFASGKDLISVFTYNEDLEPIISSIDQKDIPSSSSSDSMTYSEASSYLSGASSTVIQNTFDEADANGDGLLTGSEISKFKKLADLTERTADTSNSENVEAQDYGAGDGTTKTRYCTTHGRVAVGSDNLCPYCQEEGLDARTVKGSTEYI
- a CDS encoding type II toxin-antitoxin system RelE family toxin — encoded protein: MIIKIYASCPNKIRNESQLNAVLQEILGESLMEWIYRKDFFKSLKKLDKSVLSQLLKKIKQIFQNPDVGKHLSSNRKGQQEVYVADSFRLYYSFCKKENRIEFLEFSHKKHQ